From one Candidatus Methanoplasma termitum genomic stretch:
- a CDS encoding isocitrate/isopropylmalate family dehydrogenase — MVDEKVIKAAQEKYGELLRQQLKRVEDLKKEGDWIDYSKLDKLIIGVCGGDGIGPYICASAQKVMEFLLADKIKAKKAEVRIIDGLTIERRAAVLKAIPDDTLAELKKCHVILKGPTTTPSKGDGWPNIESANVAMRKQLDLFANIRPVSVPELGINWTFFRENTEGSYALGSNGIEVTDDLAMDFCVATKQGTDRIITAAFEFAKNSGLNYLSLVTKANIIKTTDGKFLSTMERIAKDYPMVKWDSWFIDIMTAKLIDPARRSDFKVFVLPNLYGDILTDEAAQIQGGVGTAGSANVGKRYAMFEAIHGSAPRMVDEGRAQYADPCSMIKAVALMMDHIGEAEKGKKLNMALDVCVQFERKLVMTGRNTGATGDEFAQYIMDTIKRPDLEKVWNGYIEKAKASKKNN, encoded by the coding sequence ATGGTAGACGAAAAAGTGATCAAAGCGGCACAGGAAAAGTACGGCGAACTACTAAGACAGCAGCTCAAACGGGTCGAAGATCTCAAAAAAGAAGGGGATTGGATCGACTACTCCAAATTGGACAAACTCATAATCGGGGTTTGCGGAGGAGACGGTATAGGGCCGTACATTTGTGCATCGGCCCAAAAGGTCATGGAGTTCCTTCTTGCCGATAAGATCAAAGCAAAGAAGGCAGAGGTCAGGATCATTGACGGACTTACCATTGAGAGAAGAGCCGCGGTATTGAAAGCGATACCCGATGACACTCTTGCAGAGCTGAAAAAATGCCACGTTATATTGAAGGGCCCGACCACCACCCCGAGCAAAGGGGACGGATGGCCCAACATCGAGAGCGCTAACGTTGCGATGAGAAAGCAATTGGATCTCTTTGCGAACATCAGGCCTGTATCGGTTCCCGAATTGGGGATCAACTGGACCTTCTTCAGAGAGAACACAGAAGGAAGCTATGCTCTCGGAAGCAACGGGATCGAGGTCACGGACGATCTCGCGATGGACTTCTGCGTAGCAACAAAACAAGGTACCGACAGGATAATAACCGCCGCTTTCGAATTCGCAAAGAACAGCGGGCTGAATTACCTTTCGCTGGTCACAAAAGCCAATATTATCAAGACCACAGACGGAAAATTCCTTTCTACGATGGAAAGGATCGCCAAGGATTATCCGATGGTGAAATGGGACAGCTGGTTCATTGACATAATGACCGCAAAACTGATAGATCCGGCGAGAAGATCCGACTTCAAGGTGTTCGTTCTTCCCAACCTATACGGCGACATCCTTACGGACGAGGCCGCACAGATACAGGGCGGCGTAGGAACTGCGGGAAGCGCCAACGTCGGAAAGAGATATGCCATGTTCGAGGCCATCCACGGATCCGCTCCGAGGATGGTGGACGAGGGAAGAGCCCAGTACGCAGACCCGTGCAGCATGATCAAGGCCGTGGCATTGATGATGGACCACATAGGCGAGGCGGAGAAAGGAAAGAAGCTGAATATGGCACTTGATGTTTGTGTGCAGTTCGAAAGGAAGCTTGTGATGACCGGAAGGAACACCGGCGCCACCGGCGATGAGTTCGCTCAGTACATCATGGACACAATAAAGAGGCCGGATCTTGAGAAGGTCTGGAACGGGTACATCGAGAAAGCAAAAGCTTCCAAAAAGAATAATTAA
- a CDS encoding MMPL family transporter has product MIFERLADIIWKRSKLIIAIWIILLICAVPGLLKVGEVLDYSTDNMAGPHAESLEGMDVMDQYFGSSSTSIDSAAILVVSFNSAGNSATDGEMGAMAIGNLVKAELSKFTYTYKDENGEQQTVGKIIAFQQYGTYYLNDDPSTHEGVALYAIVYNSTAIDNGLIVSDDTQNLRDFIGNVLSENNISGVTTYVTGSQAITFDTSTGAAKDISKIDVFSILMILILVGLFFRSFVTSAMPPITIGAAFGIAMCVMFLIGSFLMNIPYMVEMMLVVSMLGAGCDYCIFILARYREERVRHGADHEHALKSAVTWAGESITTSGIAVIIGFGAMTICSFSMVSSMGVVLAIGIIIALLAALTLISSILALAGEKLFWPTRSESLREGGKADRGWHGKVARIGHRYFLRSVKFSIKRAKIIILAAVLITVPAVYIMSTSQSSYDMVGAMSSGEAIDGLQTMEGYSNGGAISPNYGVFELNDSIGEVTQSNGFPVIKWADTEPGKGYLDSLTVSPTSLNSEDGSLYSQLTHGDDNVGEVWGVYQWSQLAAYAAAAIGSPTATMSNLDYTIAVYSFVATHILPNSLGKQVMIVLTSTDPMQNIVATYSAMTGAAYNDPTLTGIMDYVVNSVLTSSVGGTQDAATGSTPITFVKYTLITKDQAMADRSMDTIKFMDGKLNGFVNSHQDMIKAKWLTGSAAVMYEISEQVNKEFLKVEVLAVVLILILLFFVMKSYVTPFRSVLTILMSVVWTVAITHIIFGSILGDGVMWIIPIILIVVCLGLGMDYDILLTTRIKENRLYKGKTNDEAITYAVTHSGSVITICGLIMGGAFGTLMLSSTSMLQQFGFALCFAILVDALLVRTYIVPAAMHLLGDLNWKGPKILHRNTPKQPE; this is encoded by the coding sequence ATGATATTCGAAAGACTTGCGGACATAATTTGGAAACGTTCTAAATTAATAATTGCGATATGGATCATACTGTTGATCTGTGCAGTTCCGGGTCTTCTTAAAGTAGGGGAGGTACTGGATTACAGCACCGACAACATGGCGGGACCTCATGCTGAATCGCTCGAAGGCATGGATGTGATGGACCAGTATTTCGGGAGTTCAAGCACCAGTATCGATTCCGCCGCCATTTTGGTCGTGAGTTTCAACTCCGCGGGGAACAGTGCCACAGACGGAGAGATGGGTGCGATGGCCATCGGCAATTTGGTCAAAGCCGAGCTTTCCAAGTTCACTTACACATATAAAGATGAGAACGGCGAACAGCAGACGGTCGGCAAGATCATAGCATTCCAGCAATACGGCACTTATTATCTCAATGACGATCCGAGCACTCACGAGGGAGTCGCCCTTTATGCTATCGTATACAACAGCACGGCGATCGATAACGGACTGATAGTGAGTGATGACACTCAGAACCTCAGGGACTTCATCGGCAACGTACTATCAGAAAACAACATCTCCGGAGTGACCACATATGTAACCGGGTCGCAGGCAATAACCTTCGATACTTCGACAGGAGCGGCCAAAGACATTTCGAAGATAGACGTATTTTCGATCCTGATGATATTGATACTCGTGGGGCTGTTCTTCAGATCCTTCGTAACATCTGCCATGCCGCCGATAACCATAGGCGCAGCATTCGGTATAGCAATGTGTGTGATGTTCCTGATCGGAAGTTTCCTGATGAACATTCCGTACATGGTCGAAATGATGCTGGTCGTCTCTATGCTGGGCGCGGGGTGCGATTATTGCATCTTCATTTTAGCCAGATATAGAGAGGAGCGTGTACGCCATGGAGCGGACCATGAGCATGCACTCAAGAGTGCGGTGACATGGGCCGGAGAATCCATCACCACATCCGGAATAGCGGTCATAATCGGTTTCGGCGCAATGACCATTTGCTCATTCTCAATGGTGAGCTCAATGGGCGTTGTGCTTGCAATAGGCATTATAATAGCGTTGCTTGCGGCACTTACGCTGATATCATCTATACTCGCTTTGGCGGGAGAGAAGCTTTTCTGGCCGACAAGATCGGAATCGCTCAGAGAGGGCGGAAAAGCAGACCGGGGATGGCACGGAAAGGTGGCGCGCATAGGGCACAGATATTTCCTGAGATCGGTCAAGTTCTCGATAAAACGCGCAAAAATAATAATCCTCGCGGCAGTGCTTATAACGGTGCCTGCAGTGTATATAATGTCAACATCCCAGTCATCCTATGACATGGTCGGAGCAATGTCTTCGGGAGAGGCCATTGATGGACTGCAGACGATGGAGGGATACTCTAACGGCGGGGCGATCAGCCCCAACTATGGAGTATTCGAGCTTAATGACTCGATCGGCGAAGTTACACAATCAAACGGTTTCCCCGTGATCAAATGGGCCGATACGGAGCCGGGGAAAGGTTATCTTGATAGTCTTACTGTGAGCCCGACATCGCTTAATTCGGAAGACGGCAGTCTTTATTCTCAGTTGACCCACGGCGACGATAATGTCGGAGAGGTGTGGGGAGTATATCAATGGTCACAATTGGCTGCATATGCCGCCGCTGCGATCGGAAGTCCCACTGCAACGATGTCCAACCTTGACTATACCATTGCGGTATACTCGTTCGTTGCGACGCATATTTTGCCGAACTCGCTCGGAAAGCAAGTGATGATAGTCCTGACATCAACAGACCCTATGCAGAACATAGTTGCGACGTACTCCGCCATGACCGGTGCAGCCTATAACGATCCGACCCTGACAGGCATAATGGACTATGTAGTGAACAGCGTGCTTACGTCATCCGTCGGCGGAACACAGGATGCTGCTACGGGATCAACCCCGATAACATTTGTCAAATACACGCTGATAACAAAAGATCAGGCGATGGCTGATCGTTCGATGGATACAATAAAATTCATGGACGGCAAGTTGAACGGTTTCGTCAACAGCCACCAGGACATGATCAAAGCGAAGTGGCTTACGGGAAGCGCCGCCGTGATGTATGAGATATCCGAACAGGTCAACAAGGAGTTCCTGAAGGTAGAAGTGCTTGCGGTAGTGCTGATCCTGATCCTGCTGTTCTTTGTTATGAAATCCTATGTGACGCCGTTCCGTTCGGTACTCACTATTTTGATGAGTGTGGTATGGACAGTGGCGATAACGCACATAATATTCGGCTCCATATTGGGAGACGGCGTGATGTGGATAATCCCCATCATCCTGATCGTGGTGTGTCTGGGACTGGGAATGGATTATGATATCCTGCTGACCACACGTATCAAGGAGAACCGCCTGTACAAGGGAAAGACCAACGATGAGGCGATAACATACGCTGTCACCCATTCTGGATCGGTGATAACGATATGCGGTCTGATCATGGGCGGTGCATTCGGTACTCTGATGCTGTCGAGCACATCAATGCTTCAGCAGTTCGGATTTGCGCTGTGTTTTGCGATATTGGTCGATGCGCTGCTCGTTCGTACGTACATCGTACCGGCGGCGATGCACCTTCTCGGCGACCTGAACTGGAAAGGACCGAAGATCCTGCACAGGAACACACCGAAACAGCCCGAGTAA
- a CDS encoding thiamine phosphate synthase gives MIIAVTDRKISVRRDFLEQVEEIAGASPNMIILREKDLPEPDYRYLAVECARICSCYNVEFCVNTFVKTAALIGNGRIQISFGSLKAERDRLNDFKEIWVSVHSLKEAVDAERLGATHLIYGNVFETSCKPGLKGKGLMELAEISDTVNIPVFAVGGIDIINSRKVLETGCDGLCVRSLLMTSENPREKIGFLKRDLEERKRSKK, from the coding sequence ATGATAATCGCCGTCACGGACAGGAAAATAAGCGTCAGACGAGATTTCTTGGAACAGGTTGAGGAAATAGCCGGCGCATCACCGAACATGATCATACTAAGAGAAAAGGATCTCCCGGAACCGGATTATCGATATCTTGCGGTCGAATGCGCAAGGATATGCAGCTGCTATAATGTAGAGTTCTGCGTCAATACTTTTGTGAAGACCGCCGCTTTGATCGGCAACGGACGCATACAGATCTCGTTCGGGTCTCTTAAAGCCGAAAGGGACAGATTGAACGATTTTAAAGAGATCTGGGTCTCTGTGCATTCTCTTAAGGAAGCAGTCGACGCTGAACGCCTGGGGGCAACCCATCTGATATATGGGAACGTGTTCGAGACCTCATGCAAACCCGGTCTGAAAGGAAAGGGGCTTATGGAGCTCGCCGAGATAAGCGACACCGTGAACATCCCGGTCTTTGCGGTCGGCGGTATAGATATCATCAATTCAAGGAAAGTATTGGAAACGGGTTGCGACGGGTTGTGTGTGAGAAGCCTTCTTATGACGTCGGAGAATCCCAGAGAGAAGATCGGGTTTTTGAAAAGAGACCTCGAAGAAAGGAAAAGGTCAAAGAAATAA
- the thiH gene encoding 2-iminoacetate synthase ThiH: MTKKFTDAEEYFNHMETIRSDIMENTLSTVSEVDLSTITQRDVRNALNSERLDINGFASLISPAAESFLEEMAQRARQEKERYFGNSVNIFTPLYTSNHCDNGCMYCGFNKNNKIHRARLSPKDIEAEMSNIAGSGLTEILILTGESRKMSDTKFINECVRTATKYFRNVGVEVYPMNVQEYKELHESGADYVTVFQETYDPVRYAELHPFGPKRVYSYRFNSQERALIGGMRGVAFGALLGLGDHRKDALACGTHAYLLQRKYPHAEISFSLPRLRPFINGNYSAELISERHLLQIALAYRIFMPFSGQTISSRESPRFRDNIVGLSATKISAGVSVGIGGHAEEKKGDEQFNISDPRNVEDIRKALTERGLQPVFNDYVRV; this comes from the coding sequence ATGACAAAAAAGTTCACCGACGCGGAAGAATACTTCAATCACATGGAAACGATAAGATCCGACATAATGGAGAACACCCTGTCAACTGTCTCCGAGGTCGATCTTTCGACCATCACGCAAAGAGATGTCAGGAATGCACTCAATTCAGAACGACTTGATATCAACGGGTTCGCATCTCTGATATCACCGGCCGCAGAGAGCTTCCTTGAAGAGATGGCTCAAAGAGCCAGACAAGAAAAAGAAAGATATTTTGGCAACTCAGTTAACATATTCACCCCGCTTTACACATCCAACCATTGCGATAACGGCTGCATGTACTGCGGTTTCAACAAGAACAACAAGATACATCGCGCCAGGCTCTCCCCGAAAGATATTGAAGCGGAGATGTCGAACATCGCCGGGTCCGGCCTTACTGAGATATTGATCCTTACCGGCGAGTCAAGGAAAATGTCTGACACAAAATTCATAAACGAATGTGTAAGGACCGCAACGAAATATTTCAGAAATGTGGGCGTTGAAGTATACCCCATGAATGTTCAGGAATACAAGGAATTGCACGAGTCGGGCGCAGACTACGTAACGGTCTTTCAGGAGACCTACGACCCGGTGAGGTACGCCGAGCTTCATCCTTTCGGCCCGAAAAGAGTATACTCATACAGATTCAACTCACAGGAAAGGGCGCTGATAGGAGGGATGAGAGGCGTTGCCTTCGGAGCCCTTCTCGGGCTCGGCGATCACAGAAAGGATGCTCTGGCATGCGGGACCCATGCATACCTTCTGCAGAGGAAATACCCTCACGCCGAGATATCTTTCTCCCTTCCCAGATTAAGGCCTTTCATTAACGGGAACTACTCCGCAGAATTGATATCGGAGAGACACCTTCTGCAGATAGCTCTGGCATATCGTATATTCATGCCGTTCTCCGGACAAACGATATCATCAAGAGAGAGTCCCAGATTCAGGGACAACATCGTCGGGCTGAGCGCAACGAAGATCTCCGCGGGAGTATCGGTCGGGATCGGCGGGCATGCAGAGGAAAAGAAGGGTGATGAGCAGTTCAATATCTCCGACCCGAGGAATGTCGAGGATATCAGAAAGGCGTTGACCGAAAGAGGTTTACAACCGGTATTCAATGATTACGTGAGAGTATGA
- a CDS encoding thiazole synthase, which translates to MTDELRIGNKKFNSRFILGSGKFSLEMTKAVMENGGVEIATLAVRRANAGGEENILDYIPKGLTLLPNTSGARNAEEAVRIAMLARELGCGDMIKIEIIRDSRYLLPDNCETIKATEILADEGFIVMPYMMPDLSAARSMADAGAAAIMPLGAPIGSNKGLLTKDFIKIMIDELDLPIIVDAGIGKPSQACEAMELGCAAVMANTAIATAGNIPMMATAFKLAIEAGRMAFISKPGRVLHKGGEASSPLTGFLEDVK; encoded by the coding sequence ATGACAGATGAGCTCAGGATCGGCAACAAGAAGTTCAATTCCAGATTCATACTCGGTTCGGGAAAGTTCTCTCTCGAAATGACAAAAGCGGTCATGGAGAACGGCGGGGTGGAGATCGCCACGCTTGCTGTGAGAAGGGCGAACGCCGGAGGAGAAGAGAACATCCTCGATTATATCCCGAAGGGCCTTACGTTGCTGCCTAACACATCGGGTGCGAGGAATGCGGAAGAAGCTGTAAGGATAGCCATGCTGGCAAGAGAGCTCGGATGCGGCGATATGATAAAGATAGAGATAATCCGGGACTCGAGATACCTCCTTCCGGATAATTGCGAGACGATCAAGGCCACCGAGATACTTGCCGATGAAGGGTTCATCGTCATGCCGTACATGATGCCGGATCTTTCGGCGGCACGCTCGATGGCGGATGCGGGAGCGGCAGCGATAATGCCGCTGGGTGCGCCTATAGGGAGCAACAAAGGATTGCTTACAAAAGATTTCATTAAAATAATGATAGATGAGCTGGATCTTCCGATAATCGTGGACGCCGGCATCGGAAAGCCGTCCCAGGCGTGCGAGGCGATGGAATTGGGTTGTGCAGCCGTTATGGCGAACACTGCCATAGCCACTGCCGGGAACATACCGATGATGGCAACCGCCTTCAAACTGGCCATCGAAGCGGGACGCATGGCGTTCATTTCTAAACCCGGCAGGGTCCTCCACAAAGGAGGAGAGGCGTCGAGTCCGCTTACCGGATTCCTTGAGGATGTGAAATGA
- the thiF gene encoding sulfur carrier protein ThiS adenylyltransferase ThiF has protein sequence MPPNKEELDNALCTRHSPDIHNKIKKAKIGIAGLGGLGSNIAAMLVRAGISDLTVADFDVVDITNINRQNYFLDQIGRPKVDATEELLKRINPYISVEKHNIKLSASDIPVIFGGCDVVCEAFDAPSQKAMLINTLMEKCPGVKVVSGSGMAGFGRSNEIKTERLFADLYISGDGVDMEDVKGGIMAPRVNICAAHMANTVISLLMNGEL, from the coding sequence ATGCCCCCGAACAAAGAAGAATTGGATAATGCTCTCTGCACCAGGCACTCACCAGACATCCACAATAAAATAAAAAAAGCGAAAATAGGGATCGCCGGACTAGGAGGCCTCGGGTCGAACATCGCCGCTATGCTCGTCAGAGCCGGGATATCCGATCTGACGGTCGCGGACTTCGATGTTGTTGACATTACGAACATAAACAGACAGAATTATTTCCTTGACCAGATAGGAAGACCAAAGGTCGATGCTACCGAAGAACTACTGAAAAGGATCAATCCATACATTTCCGTCGAGAAACACAACATTAAGTTGAGTGCTTCCGACATACCCGTCATCTTCGGCGGATGCGATGTCGTCTGTGAAGCTTTTGACGCTCCGTCTCAAAAAGCAATGCTGATCAACACGCTGATGGAAAAATGTCCAGGCGTTAAGGTGGTGTCGGGATCGGGGATGGCCGGATTCGGAAGATCCAATGAAATAAAAACAGAAAGATTATTCGCTGACCTGTATATCTCGGGTGACGGCGTCGATATGGAAGACGTTAAAGGCGGCATTATGGCGCCGAGGGTCAATATATGCGCCGCACATATGGCGAACACCGTGATATCTTTACTGATGAATGGAGAATTGTGA
- the thiS gene encoding sulfur carrier protein ThiS translates to MKVNGKYVELVAPMTVTDLILNTGYKQDRVAVELNGKIVPRSKYSATFLEKSDSVEIVGFVGGG, encoded by the coding sequence ATGAAGGTCAACGGAAAATATGTGGAACTGGTCGCACCGATGACGGTGACCGATCTTATTCTGAACACCGGATATAAGCAGGACAGGGTGGCCGTTGAACTTAACGGAAAGATCGTTCCGCGTTCGAAATATTCCGCCACCTTTTTGGAAAAAAGCGACTCCGTTGAGATCGTAGGGTTCGTCGGTGGTGGATGA
- the thiE gene encoding thiamine phosphate synthase yields MFELCVITDRTLSNGLSEAEVARLAYAGGADIVQLRMKNSDGKEMLEQAIKIKAIADEYAKFFIVNDRVDIALLSDADGVHLGQSDIPIEYARELLGDDKIIGISAHNVKEAKEAESKGADYIGVGSVFTTSTKKDAHQGQGLDIVFKIKQAVDIPIIAIGGINRGNIQDVIRAGADGVAVISAVVAQKDVSAAAHELRDMILKVRPNI; encoded by the coding sequence ATGTTTGAACTCTGCGTGATAACAGACCGCACCCTGTCCAACGGCCTGTCGGAGGCCGAGGTCGCAAGACTTGCATACGCCGGAGGCGCCGATATAGTGCAGCTGAGGATGAAGAATTCTGATGGGAAAGAGATGCTCGAACAGGCGATAAAGATCAAAGCCATCGCCGATGAGTACGCAAAATTCTTCATTGTCAACGACAGAGTGGATATCGCTCTCTTATCTGACGCGGACGGTGTTCATCTCGGCCAGTCCGATATACCCATAGAGTACGCCAGGGAGCTTCTCGGGGACGATAAGATCATCGGCATATCTGCACATAACGTTAAAGAGGCAAAGGAGGCGGAGTCAAAAGGTGCGGATTATATCGGCGTCGGTTCCGTTTTCACAACATCCACAAAAAAGGATGCACACCAGGGTCAGGGCCTTGACATCGTATTCAAGATAAAACAGGCCGTGGATATCCCCATCATTGCGATAGGCGGGATTAACAGAGGCAACATACAAGATGTCATCAGGGCCGGCGCAGACGGCGTTGCGGTCATTTCCGCTGTGGTCGCACAGAAAGATGTCTCTGCCGCCGCTCACGAGCTCAGGGACATGATCCTGAAAGTAAGACCTAATATCTGA
- a CDS encoding threonine--tRNA ligase — translation MRVLYIHADSMEFESKEKTKVAEQIPNEMHNGKMEEVLVVFITVESDDENKILQVATEAAKDIIATKEKVGAERVMLYPYAHLSSDLAKPKASIEMLDMMKKMIAASGTEVSRAPFGWYKAFDIKCKGHPLSELSRDFKGKEEKSAPKGKDVYFVLKADGKEISIENYKKGSDCMMSMIDKEALGKEAPSAGEPEYLRLCKKFGIQWESMSDVGHMCLSPPAAMMFDLISDYSTMIVNNSGIDVYNVKGTNMFSLSEPAVKEHADLFGDRLYTINTEKRSFIMRYAACHQQFAMIRNWNISHKQMPFGAFEVADAYRLEQSGETMLCFRTRRLNMPDFHVMCSDIPEAQDYFTLLDNKIYDEIENIGRDYDMLANFSSRKAFEDNKEMMMNLCKIHKKDALIHIYPEGINYYWTVNIEYHMLDQMKRPREIGTVQIDIGNAKRFGITYVDENGERQHPIILHCAVIGSIERFMYAMLDTAVQIEKTGVPGYLPTWVVPEQIRLMPMSEEYVPAAKEMAKDLRSKNLRVSLDDTDATVGKKVRRAKQDWCAYSAVIGENELKSGKLKVYVRSENKDVDMTADELVSRIKKETEGYPVRQMYLPTDLSKRCEF, via the coding sequence ATGAGAGTACTGTACATTCACGCCGACTCAATGGAGTTCGAATCGAAAGAAAAAACGAAGGTTGCCGAGCAGATACCGAACGAGATGCACAACGGGAAGATGGAAGAGGTCCTCGTTGTATTCATCACGGTCGAAAGCGATGATGAGAATAAGATCCTGCAGGTCGCGACCGAAGCCGCCAAGGATATCATAGCAACAAAGGAGAAGGTCGGCGCGGAACGTGTCATGCTCTACCCGTACGCCCATCTGAGCAGCGACCTTGCAAAACCGAAAGCCAGCATCGAAATGCTCGACATGATGAAAAAAATGATCGCCGCTTCCGGAACTGAGGTCTCCCGTGCACCGTTCGGGTGGTACAAGGCGTTCGATATCAAATGCAAAGGCCACCCGCTCTCGGAACTCTCCAGAGATTTCAAAGGCAAGGAGGAGAAATCCGCTCCGAAAGGAAAGGATGTTTACTTCGTGCTGAAAGCCGATGGGAAGGAGATATCGATCGAGAATTACAAGAAAGGCTCCGATTGCATGATGAGCATGATCGACAAAGAAGCGCTTGGAAAAGAAGCGCCTTCCGCCGGAGAACCGGAGTACCTCAGACTCTGCAAGAAGTTCGGCATCCAGTGGGAATCAATGTCGGATGTGGGGCACATGTGCCTTTCCCCTCCCGCAGCCATGATGTTCGACCTGATATCCGATTACTCCACAATGATAGTCAACAACTCAGGTATAGATGTTTACAACGTCAAGGGAACGAACATGTTCTCTCTCAGCGAGCCGGCGGTCAAGGAGCACGCAGACCTTTTCGGCGACAGGCTTTACACAATAAACACCGAGAAAAGGAGCTTCATCATGAGATATGCGGCCTGCCACCAGCAGTTCGCAATGATCAGGAACTGGAACATAAGCCACAAACAGATGCCTTTCGGGGCATTCGAGGTGGCGGACGCGTACAGGCTGGAACAATCCGGAGAGACCATGCTTTGCTTCAGAACAAGGAGGCTCAATATGCCCGACTTCCACGTTATGTGTTCGGACATACCGGAAGCACAGGATTACTTCACCCTGCTCGACAACAAGATCTACGACGAGATAGAGAACATCGGAAGAGATTACGACATGCTTGCCAACTTCTCGTCCAGAAAGGCCTTCGAGGACAACAAGGAAATGATGATGAACCTCTGCAAGATCCACAAGAAGGATGCTTTGATCCATATCTACCCGGAAGGCATCAACTACTATTGGACAGTGAACATCGAATACCACATGCTGGATCAGATGAAGAGACCGAGAGAGATCGGTACCGTTCAGATCGACATAGGGAATGCGAAGAGGTTCGGAATAACATATGTTGACGAGAACGGCGAGAGGCAGCATCCGATAATACTTCACTGCGCTGTGATAGGATCGATAGAGAGATTCATGTATGCCATGCTGGACACCGCGGTGCAGATAGAGAAGACCGGCGTTCCGGGGTACCTCCCTACATGGGTCGTTCCGGAGCAGATACGTCTTATGCCCATGTCCGAGGAATACGTCCCGGCCGCCAAAGAGATGGCCAAGGACCTGAGATCGAAGAACCTCAGGGTATCGCTTGATGATACCGACGCAACCGTCGGAAAGAAGGTCAGAAGGGCAAAACAGGACTGGTGCGCATACAGTGCGGTCATAGGGGAGAACGAGCTTAAGAGCGGTAAACTGAAAGTTTACGTCAGGTCTGAGAACAAAGATGTCGACATGACCGCTGACGAGCTGGTCTCCAGAATAAAGAAAGAGACGGAAGGCTACCCCGTGCGCCAGATGTATCTTCCGACAGATCTCAGCAAGCGCTGCGAATTCTGA
- a CDS encoding DUF4275 family protein, with protein MSIRVIDFINQIQKKDIKVSFLSSDESWNHKDEWFKNFVPADKQGDSLYTACLHLQGFLWNAFDKEIGIIDYVEGDRARDAFDEQCKMDAILLDNNTKKATAYRINDASMITSEDLDMLTDITLTSVNFEWTYSKTHEPYAGPYFYKVQR; from the coding sequence ATGAGTATTAGAGTAATTGATTTTATTAATCAAATTCAGAAAAAGGACATCAAAGTATCCTTCCTTTCGTCAGATGAGTCATGGAATCATAAGGATGAGTGGTTCAAAAATTTTGTTCCTGCCGATAAACAAGGAGACTCCCTATATACAGCTTGCCTGCACTTGCAGGGATTCCTTTGGAATGCTTTCGATAAAGAAATTGGGATAATCGACTATGTTGAGGGGGATCGTGCAAGAGACGCTTTTGACGAACAGTGCAAAATGGATGCAATTTTGCTGGATAATAATACAAAAAAGGCCACTGCATATCGAATTAATGACGCTTCAATGATAACCTCAGAGGACTTGGATATGCTTACAGATATAACCTTGACAAGCGTCAATTTTGAATGGACATACTCAAAGACCCACGAGCCATATGCCGGACCATATTTCTACAAGGTGCAGAGGTAA